The following are from one region of the Mauremys reevesii isolate NIE-2019 linkage group 2, ASM1616193v1, whole genome shotgun sequence genome:
- the LOC120398387 gene encoding interleukin-36 receptor antagonist protein-like, giving the protein MAFQPGAGSGGRPSEPHGNQDKDMKDLSDRFPMNEDGSVTILDLPVPFIFTLRDAKQKVVRLQSNNLVAEASNSDPEKLSVVPNRFIQGKQYPIILGVQEGKSCLSCGTSAEPTLQLEDKNIMDLFADKEQAARFTFHNIPEGSTHRFESAAYPGWFLCTSQKSSEPIRITNRTGETEITEFYFKRILP; this is encoded by the exons ATGGCATTCCAGccaggagcagggtcagggggacGGCCGAGTGAACCCCATGGGAATCAGGACAAAGACATGAAGGATTTGTCTGACAGATTCCCTATGAACG AGGATGGTAGTGTCACTATTTTGGACCTTCCCGTGCCGTTCATCTTCACCCTGCGTGACGCCAAGCAGAAGGTCGTCCGCTTGCAGAGCAATAATCTTGTGGCCGAGGCCTCCAACTCGGACCCTG AGAAACTCAGCGTGGTGCCCAACCGGTTCATACAGGGCAAACAATATCCCATCATCCTGGGTGTCCAGGAAGGAAAAAGCTGCCTGTCATGCGGAACGTCGGCCGAACCTACGCTGCAGCTGGAG GATAAGAATATCATGGACTTATTTGCAGACAAGGAGCAAGCCGCTCGCTTCACTTTCCACAACATTCCTGAAGGCAGCACCCACCGCTTCGAGTCGGCCGCCTACCCGGGCTGGTTTCTCTGCACCTCCCAGAAGAGCAGCGAGCCCATCCGCATCACCAACCGCACGGGCGAGACAGAGATCACTGAGTTCTATTTTAAAAGGATTCTGCCCTAA